CAAATCCAGGTTTTGAAAAAGGGTCAGTTGACTGGCCCAGGCGGCAGCTCTGTAAGCCCGAAACGCTCCATCAAGATGCCGCGGAGCTCTAAAAGCTCGGTGCTTTCAAAGATATCGGCGGCATCCGGAACGAGCCGATTCACGGCCTTACGGGTCGCTTCGATCAATCGAAGTCCCTCACATAACCGGAGGTCCGGGTCTTCTCTGAGCGTCTTGCGGGTCACGTCGAGCATGACCTCGCATCGCGCATCGGCTAGCGATCGGAATTCGTCGGTGGTCACTTCCGCCCCATCACTCACGTTCAACCGGAGAACCGAGCATGCTATTTCAAGATCCTGAAGGGTTTCTCGCCGAGATCGAAGAGATCGCAAACCTCGGTGCAACCGAGCTCATGGCCCATTGGAGGTCTCTCAGCTCCGGCCAGATCACAGAAAAGGCTCGTAACGATCTGGTGACCGCTGCAGATCTCGCGTCGGAAGAGGCGATCCTCCGTGCCGTTCGCGCACGCTTCCCCGACCACAGCATCCTCTCCGAGGAAGCGGGCAGTTCAACTCCTTCGACGGGCGCACCCACCTGGATCATTGATCCGCTCGATGGCACCACGAACTTCGTCCACGGCATCCCGCACTTCGCGATCTCGATCGGCGTCGCGATGGAGGGCCGCATCGATTTCGGCGTGATCCTGGACCCTCTCAAGAACGACGTATTTTCGGCGGCGCGCGGCGGTGGATCGAGATGGAACGGTACGCCGTGCCACGTCAGCGATCGAAAGGGGCTCGAAGGCGCGTTGCTTGCCACCGGCTTCCCGTTCAAGGCCCACCGCCTGCTCGATCCCTACCTCG
The DNA window shown above is from Acidobacteriota bacterium and carries:
- a CDS encoding inositol monophosphatase; the encoded protein is MLFQDPEGFLAEIEEIANLGATELMAHWRSLSSGQITEKARNDLVTAADLASEEAILRAVRARFPDHSILSEEAGSSTPSTGAPTWIIDPLDGTTNFVHGIPHFAISIGVAMEGRIDFGVILDPLKNDVFSAARGGGSRWNGTPCHVSDRKGLEGALLATGFPFKAHRLLDPYLDIFRKTFLRCKAIRRPGAAALDFAYTACGLFDGFFEFQLSAWDIAAGSILVEEAGGLITDMDGGNDYLESGNVVCGSPGVHRELLEIVAAHRDSWQERL